A genomic region of Mesobacillus jeotgali contains the following coding sequences:
- a CDS encoding 2-keto-4-pentenoate hydratase has translation MTITKGVDLEIVEYLYSAEKERREVVKVTDRYPELSFSDAYSIQEKLIQRREQDGARKIGLKLGLTSKAKQQMMGVHEAIYGYLTDDMLALEWEHLDFTEFIHPKAEPEIAFFIDKDLEGTNVTAEDVLEVTKFVAPAIEIIDSRYLNFKFTLADVIADNCSSSKFLIGSKWMSPRDLDLGQLGMVMSKNGQVVQTGSSAAVLGHPATSVAWAVNKLGEVGKGIRKGDVILSGAVSEAIAFEPNDNVLVQFAELGSVSFTCKSST, from the coding sequence ATGACGATTACGAAGGGTGTCGACCTCGAGATCGTGGAATACTTATATTCTGCTGAAAAAGAACGCCGCGAAGTCGTGAAGGTGACCGATCGTTATCCGGAGCTGAGCTTCTCTGATGCATATTCGATTCAGGAAAAATTGATTCAGAGACGAGAGCAGGACGGGGCTCGTAAAATTGGCCTGAAGCTTGGATTGACGAGTAAAGCGAAGCAGCAAATGATGGGTGTCCATGAAGCGATTTATGGTTACCTGACGGATGATATGCTTGCACTAGAGTGGGAACATCTTGATTTTACAGAGTTCATCCATCCAAAAGCAGAGCCGGAAATTGCTTTTTTCATCGATAAGGATTTGGAAGGGACCAATGTAACCGCGGAAGATGTTTTGGAAGTGACGAAATTCGTGGCACCGGCAATCGAGATTATCGACAGCCGTTATTTAAACTTCAAATTCACTCTGGCTGATGTCATTGCGGATAACTGTTCATCTTCAAAGTTCCTGATTGGAAGTAAGTGGATGTCACCACGGGATCTGGATTTAGGCCAGCTTGGTATGGTGATGTCGAAAAACGGACAGGTAGTCCAAACTGGATCGAGTGCAGCCGTCCTCGGCCATCCAGCAACATCAGTTGCCTGGGCTGTCAACAAGCTTGGTGAGGTTGGAAAAGGGATTAGAAAGGGAGATGTAATCCTGAGCGGGGCCGTATCAGAGGCGATTGCCTTTGAACCAAATGACAATGTTCTAGTACAATTCGCCGAATTGGGCAGCGTTTCTTTTACATGCAAATCAAGCACTTAG
- a CDS encoding TRAP transporter substrate-binding protein produces the protein MIGLKKFSLTLLIFMLVLTAAACGNDTDAKPAAGSGEKYSFKLAHITPTDHMWHKAAEKFKEELEKNSDGRMTLEIYPASQLGSEADMVQQISSGSVDFGLITAAYMSSRAPAFTAWFAPYAFEDLKETNAARDTEIAKKILATLDDQGLKGLDYLFAGNRVMLFKDKEVKKPEDMKGLAFRVTPSPPLQDFYKSLGASPESLPLPEVYAAVQTGVIDGMDMDLDATITNKYHEVAKYGAVTNHMVWPSVAIMNKDKYEKLSDADKKIIDDAIKAAADYSANTRASQEEEFKKTLSDTGMKIYEIDQKLFEPYIKQFDEKYGPTDPLIQEFIDTFRK, from the coding sequence ATGATTGGTTTGAAAAAATTTAGTCTGACACTATTAATTTTTATGCTCGTGTTGACAGCCGCTGCATGTGGCAATGATACCGATGCAAAGCCTGCGGCAGGATCTGGTGAGAAGTACTCATTCAAGCTTGCGCACATAACCCCAACGGATCATATGTGGCATAAAGCCGCTGAAAAATTCAAGGAAGAATTGGAAAAGAACTCTGACGGCAGGATGACACTGGAAATTTACCCTGCGAGCCAACTTGGTAGTGAAGCAGATATGGTTCAGCAAATCTCTTCTGGTTCAGTAGATTTCGGTTTGATTACTGCTGCATATATGAGTTCACGCGCTCCAGCGTTCACTGCCTGGTTTGCTCCATATGCTTTTGAAGACTTAAAAGAGACGAATGCAGCACGCGATACTGAAATTGCGAAAAAGATTTTGGCTACTCTTGACGATCAGGGACTTAAAGGGCTTGATTACCTATTCGCTGGGAATCGTGTCATGCTGTTCAAGGATAAGGAAGTAAAGAAGCCTGAGGATATGAAGGGATTAGCATTCCGTGTAACGCCAAGCCCGCCGCTTCAGGACTTTTATAAATCACTGGGGGCTTCTCCTGAATCATTGCCATTGCCGGAAGTATACGCCGCGGTTCAAACTGGGGTAATCGATGGAATGGATATGGACCTGGATGCCACGATTACGAATAAGTATCACGAAGTTGCCAAGTACGGTGCGGTAACGAATCACATGGTATGGCCATCAGTAGCGATTATGAACAAAGATAAATACGAGAAGTTATCTGATGCTGATAAGAAAATCATCGACGACGCTATCAAGGCTGCAGCTGATTATTCAGCTAACACACGCGCATCCCAGGAAGAAGAATTCAAAAAGACATTAAGCGATACTGGGATGAAGATCTATGAAATCGACCAGAAGTTGTTTGAACCATATATCAAACAATTCGATGAAAAATATGGACCAACAGATCCGCTGATCCAGGAATTCATTGACACATTCCGCAAATAA
- a CDS encoding TRAP transporter small permease, translating to MKYVSNMVASFEKKLAIILMFAMAVIVAAAVVFRYVFNNPLFWAGEVSIFLLIYITFIGGSLGLKYKTQASVTLITDYLPEKMNKWVAVVAHVFMLLFMAILLFYCFTWITSSSVAIQRSSAILLPMWIPYAILPIGLLFATIHLISNMFDIIQNQHIDSEMVTNLHAAAKESEEE from the coding sequence GTGAAATACGTTAGCAATATGGTAGCCAGTTTCGAAAAGAAACTGGCTATTATCCTCATGTTCGCAATGGCTGTGATTGTCGCGGCTGCCGTTGTTTTTCGATATGTATTCAATAACCCTTTATTCTGGGCGGGAGAGGTATCGATTTTCTTATTAATATACATAACGTTCATCGGCGGCAGCCTCGGCTTGAAATATAAGACACAGGCATCTGTAACGCTGATTACAGATTATCTACCAGAAAAGATGAATAAATGGGTGGCAGTAGTTGCTCATGTCTTTATGCTATTATTCATGGCGATTCTATTATTCTATTGTTTTACCTGGATTACCTCATCATCTGTGGCAATCCAAAGGTCGAGTGCGATTTTGCTTCCGATGTGGATTCCATATGCGATTTTGCCTATTGGATTGCTGTTCGCAACGATTCATTTAATTAGTAACATGTTTGATATTATCCAAAATCAGCATATTGACAGTGAAATGGTTACGAATCTCCATGCTGCTGCAAAGGAGAGTGAAGAAGAATGA
- a CDS encoding TRAP transporter large permease has translation MMALVILAFVVFLLMGIPISLVLGMTTIVYFLVTGNTMLLESTPQRLYSGMENFGLLAIPLFMLTGELMNSGGITNRLVVFARMLVGHVRGGLAYVTVIANMFLASILGSANAQAAMMSKVMVPEMEKEGYSREFSSALTLASSIVAPIIPPSMIFIIYGTLSGTSIGGLFMAGIIPGTIFGVGFVSLIAYLGYKHNFPRSERASLRAIFDSFLKVLPAILVPFVITVGILSGAFTATESAAVASVIAFIVGMFFYKELKWKSLSKILVNTVIGTATVTFLIAMANLFGWLIAFEQIPQLIANSMLSISDNPFVFLLLVNIFLLLIGTLLDGIAALIILVPVLMPLVTGFNIDPIHFGVIICINLTIGLLTPPVGTGLFIVSSIAEVKFERLIKAVTPMLLIGIAMLFVVTYWEQTTLFIPRLLGF, from the coding sequence ATGATGGCTCTGGTTATTTTAGCATTCGTTGTATTTTTGTTAATGGGGATTCCCATCTCGCTTGTGCTTGGAATGACAACGATCGTTTACTTTTTGGTTACTGGCAATACAATGCTGCTCGAATCCACTCCACAGCGGCTGTATTCGGGAATGGAGAACTTCGGGTTGTTAGCGATTCCGTTGTTCATGCTTACAGGTGAGTTGATGAATAGTGGCGGGATAACCAACAGGCTTGTTGTATTTGCAAGAATGCTTGTCGGACATGTCCGCGGGGGACTTGCCTATGTAACGGTCATTGCCAATATGTTCCTTGCCTCAATTCTCGGATCGGCGAATGCCCAGGCTGCCATGATGAGCAAGGTGATGGTACCCGAAATGGAAAAGGAGGGTTATAGCCGGGAATTTTCATCGGCTTTGACACTCGCGAGCTCTATCGTTGCGCCAATCATTCCACCGAGCATGATTTTCATCATTTACGGAACTTTGTCTGGAACTTCGATTGGCGGCTTGTTCATGGCCGGGATTATTCCAGGAACGATTTTTGGTGTCGGATTTGTCTCATTAATCGCTTATCTAGGGTATAAACATAATTTCCCACGCAGTGAGAGAGCCAGCTTAAGAGCCATTTTCGACTCTTTCCTGAAGGTATTGCCAGCTATTTTAGTTCCATTTGTCATTACTGTCGGGATTCTAAGTGGGGCTTTTACAGCAACAGAATCCGCTGCAGTAGCTAGTGTGATTGCATTCATTGTCGGGATGTTTTTTTACAAAGAATTGAAGTGGAAGAGCTTGTCGAAGATTTTGGTTAACACTGTAATTGGTACCGCTACAGTTACTTTCTTAATTGCGATGGCTAATTTGTTTGGCTGGCTGATTGCTTTTGAGCAAATCCCACAATTGATTGCCAATTCGATGTTGTCCATTTCCGATAACCCATTTGTTTTCCTGTTGCTGGTTAACATCTTCTTGTTACTAATAGGGACATTGCTAGATGGAATCGCAGCTCTGATTATCCTTGTTCCAGTGTTGATGCCATTGGTTACAGGATTCAATATTGATCCAATCCATTTCGGTGTGATTATCTGTATCAACCTGACAATCGGACTGTTGACACCGCCAGTCGGTACAGGACTGTTCATCGTATCCTCCATCGCCGAAGTTAAATTCGAACGTTTAATTAAAGCTGTTACTCCAATGCTGCTGATTGGAATCGCCATGCTCTTCGTCGTCACCTACTGGGAACAAACAACTTTGTTCATCCCACGATTGCTAGGATTCTAA
- a CDS encoding 4-oxalocrotonate tautomerase, whose translation MPIIQVQVLEGRSDEKIKELIAGITETAVRTLDVKPEQVRVIVQTVPGKYWGVGGVTKDEKCY comes from the coding sequence ATGCCGATTATTCAAGTACAGGTGCTTGAGGGTCGAAGTGATGAAAAGATAAAAGAATTGATTGCCGGGATAACTGAAACGGCTGTTCGGACGCTAGACGTAAAGCCAGAGCAAGTGCGAGTAATAGTCCAGACGGTGCCGGGGAAATACTGGGGCGTTGGTGGAGTGACGAAGGATGAGAAGTGTTATTAA
- the dctP gene encoding TRAP transporter substrate-binding protein DctP — MLKRKNSLVLLLLIVYLFVFTGCNSKDQEVDAAKSDGSKNPQVFKLISFLPTDNTLTKDIVPMWIEKVEKETNGAVKIEWTGGPESIPSKDQFDAVRNGIADIGFNVSSYYGHLMPESLSMHLSPYTPKEERENGYFEYLSKRFDKNGLVYMGRWLSPSPFHFWSNKEIKSLDDLKDTKFRSNPTYHDIMQALGMTPIDINPTDVYTSLERGMVDGFGFPLLGPNENGWTEVTKYFIDEPFLNQNATILMNPKAFKSLSSDNQKKMLELTAAFESEMIEYFNELNEKERKEIEAAGVKIIKLNQEESKEFQALVKKVKWESLEKSTPDQIKELKKLLYKE; from the coding sequence ATGTTGAAAAGAAAAAACTCTTTGGTTTTATTGTTGTTGATAGTTTATCTTTTCGTTTTTACTGGATGTAACAGTAAGGATCAGGAAGTGGATGCAGCCAAGAGTGATGGAAGTAAGAATCCTCAGGTGTTTAAATTAATCAGCTTTTTACCTACTGATAATACGCTAACAAAAGACATTGTTCCAATGTGGATAGAAAAAGTAGAAAAAGAAACAAATGGAGCAGTCAAAATCGAATGGACTGGAGGACCAGAGTCAATTCCTTCCAAAGATCAATTTGATGCTGTAAGGAATGGTATTGCAGATATAGGTTTCAATGTTAGCTCCTATTATGGCCATTTAATGCCAGAATCTCTTTCGATGCATCTATCACCTTACACACCTAAAGAAGAAAGAGAAAATGGGTATTTCGAGTATTTGTCAAAAAGGTTTGATAAAAATGGGTTAGTTTATATGGGAAGATGGTTGAGTCCTTCACCTTTTCACTTTTGGAGCAATAAGGAAATAAAGTCCTTGGATGATTTGAAGGATACTAAATTCCGTTCTAATCCAACATACCATGATATTATGCAGGCGTTAGGAATGACTCCAATCGATATTAATCCAACAGATGTATATACCTCTCTTGAACGAGGTATGGTCGATGGATTTGGTTTCCCGTTGCTAGGACCTAATGAAAACGGTTGGACAGAGGTAACTAAATATTTTATCGATGAGCCTTTTCTTAACCAAAACGCAACTATTTTGATGAATCCTAAAGCCTTCAAGTCACTTTCTTCAGATAACCAGAAGAAAATGCTTGAACTAACAGCTGCTTTTGAATCTGAAATGATCGAATACTTTAACGAATTGAATGAAAAAGAGAGAAAGGAAATCGAAGCCGCCGGTGTGAAAATTATTAAATTGAACCAAGAGGAAAGTAAGGAATTTCAGGCATTAGTAAAGAAGGTAAAGTGGGAGTCGTTAGAAAAATCTACTCCTGATCAAATTAAAGAACTTAAAAAACTTCTGTATAAAGAGTAA
- a CDS encoding TRAP transporter small permease yields MLHRLSRVLDYIENVLAYIGGILLAISTITVVMEVVSRYLFNYSFLWVNEISEYILLYIPFLGAAWLLRSNGHITVDILEEIMSSRLRFISDILIAIVGILICIIIVWYGTLATFDMLYRDVRSLTTLQIPQVYVMAIIPVGTFILMLEFIRKLYRTILMEKSINKIDTITTSL; encoded by the coding sequence TTGTTACATAGATTATCTAGAGTGCTTGATTATATAGAAAATGTACTTGCCTACATAGGCGGTATTCTATTAGCAATCTCTACTATTACAGTTGTTATGGAGGTAGTTTCTCGCTATTTATTTAATTATTCCTTTCTGTGGGTCAATGAGATAAGTGAATACATCCTACTGTATATTCCTTTTCTTGGTGCAGCGTGGCTTCTCCGCTCAAATGGACATATAACTGTTGATATTTTAGAAGAGATAATGTCTAGTCGATTACGTTTTATATCAGATATTTTGATCGCTATCGTCGGCATATTAATATGTATCATTATAGTCTGGTATGGCACATTAGCGACTTTCGATATGTTATATCGAGATGTACGCAGTCTAACAACTCTCCAGATCCCTCAGGTTTACGTAATGGCGATCATCCCGGTTGGAACTTTTATTCTAATGTTAGAGTTTATTAGGAAGCTTTATCGGACGATCTTAATGGAGAAATCTATAAATAAAATAGACACTATAACGACGAGTTTGTAA
- a CDS encoding TRAP transporter large permease: MDWWQVLFLIVGGLIALMLIRVPVAFSFFTVNIVAAIFLWGGGNGLIQLIQSIEDSLTTFALVPIPLFILMGEIMFHTGIAPKMIDSVDKWIGRLPGRLSLLAVGSGTLLSTLTGSTMASTAVLGSTLIPEMEQRGYKKPMTIGPILGSGGLAVMIPPSALGVLLASIGKISIGAFMIAIILPGILMAFLFALYIILRAKMQPELAPNYSLSSVPLMEKIRTSIIYILPLGFIIFLVVGLIFLGIATPTEAAAMGAFGSVILAALYGRLNWASLQKAFTSTMKVSVMMLIIVAGSTAFSHILSFSGVTRNLVDLIQNLQFSPIFILIAMLLLVIIMGTFMESLSIMMIILPMFIPIAQILDINLLWFATMLLITIEIGAISPPFGVGLFVMKGVAPQGTKMKEIYSASFPFIALDIVLIILVFIFPELATWLPELMKN; the protein is encoded by the coding sequence ATGGACTGGTGGCAAGTGTTATTTCTTATTGTTGGTGGCTTAATTGCCTTAATGTTAATTCGTGTACCAGTAGCTTTTTCCTTCTTTACAGTAAATATAGTCGCAGCAATATTCCTATGGGGAGGCGGCAATGGACTTATTCAATTAATACAAAGTATTGAAGACTCATTAACTACATTTGCGCTTGTTCCCATTCCGTTATTTATTTTAATGGGCGAAATTATGTTTCATACTGGTATCGCCCCCAAAATGATTGATTCGGTAGATAAATGGATTGGCAGATTACCTGGAAGATTGAGTTTGCTTGCAGTTGGAAGTGGAACCCTACTCTCGACGCTGACTGGCTCTACAATGGCCAGTACAGCTGTATTAGGGTCAACATTGATACCGGAAATGGAGCAGAGGGGTTACAAAAAGCCGATGACTATCGGGCCGATTCTTGGAAGCGGGGGTCTTGCGGTTATGATTCCTCCAAGTGCACTTGGAGTTTTGCTGGCATCGATCGGAAAGATTTCAATTGGAGCCTTTATGATCGCGATTATTTTACCAGGAATTTTAATGGCCTTCCTCTTTGCGCTTTATATCATTTTACGGGCTAAAATGCAGCCTGAACTTGCTCCAAACTATTCTTTGTCTTCTGTACCTCTAATGGAGAAAATTAGAACCAGCATAATATATATTCTGCCACTCGGATTTATTATTTTTCTAGTAGTTGGCCTAATTTTCCTTGGAATTGCAACACCAACTGAAGCTGCTGCAATGGGTGCATTCGGCAGTGTAATACTCGCAGCGTTATATGGGCGTTTAAACTGGGCAAGCCTTCAAAAAGCCTTTACGAGTACAATGAAAGTTTCGGTGATGATGTTAATAATTGTCGCTGGATCCACGGCTTTTAGCCATATTTTATCTTTTTCGGGGGTTACTCGAAATCTAGTGGACTTAATTCAAAATTTACAGTTTTCACCTATATTTATTCTGATTGCCATGCTTTTGCTAGTGATCATAATGGGTACTTTCATGGAATCTTTATCAATCATGATGATCATTTTGCCAATGTTTATACCAATAGCCCAGATTCTTGATATTAATCTTCTATGGTTTGCAACAATGCTGTTGATTACGATCGAAATTGGTGCAATCTCGCCTCCATTTGGTGTAGGCCTATTCGTAATGAAGGGGGTAGCACCTCAAGGTACGAAAATGAAGGAAATCTACAGTGCATCCTTTCCATTTATTGCATTAGACATTGTACTTATAATCCTGGTGTTTATATTCCCTGAATTAGCGACCTGGCTGCCAGAACTTATGAAAAATTAG
- a CDS encoding Crp/Fnr family transcriptional regulator, giving the protein MKTMIENSTTKKWDQYYEFGQRIFFKRNSIIYEQGTIGNGFYYIHKGLIKIVTAKTKGGEKILSLEGSGQLFGEQAMDQEPYFSTAIAADDCVLYYFSKEQFNEIITRDTEMLSLFMDSTIGKIRILADEILAKGLTAQQKIALTLIKICTTCNTDKIFLTQQELANYTGLTRISVYKAFKQWKEAEIIDVVNRMVIVKQPDTLKKQTINL; this is encoded by the coding sequence ATGAAAACAATGATTGAAAACTCTACTACAAAAAAATGGGATCAATATTATGAATTCGGTCAACGTATATTTTTCAAAAGAAATTCAATAATTTATGAGCAGGGAACAATAGGCAACGGTTTTTACTATATTCACAAAGGATTGATAAAAATTGTTACTGCAAAGACAAAAGGAGGAGAAAAAATACTAAGCCTAGAAGGATCTGGACAATTATTTGGAGAGCAAGCCATGGACCAGGAACCCTATTTTTCAACTGCTATAGCAGCAGATGACTGTGTCTTATATTATTTTTCAAAAGAGCAATTCAATGAAATCATTACTAGGGATACTGAAATGTTGAGTCTATTTATGGATTCTACAATAGGAAAAATTCGCATTCTGGCTGATGAAATATTAGCCAAAGGACTTACAGCCCAACAAAAAATTGCATTGACTTTAATTAAAATCTGTACGACATGTAATACTGACAAAATTTTTCTAACTCAACAAGAACTTGCTAACTATACAGGGTTAACTCGAATATCTGTATACAAAGCTTTTAAACAATGGAAAGAAGCAGAAATTATAGATGTAGTAAATCGGATGGTTATCGTAAAGCAACCAGATACATTGAAGAAGCAAACAATTAATTTGTAG
- a CDS encoding Crp/Fnr family transcriptional regulator, whose amino-acid sequence MQITYSWEPFISYGQKKEIKKNTILYSQGEIGNGFYYLHEGEIQIKMLSDKGDERIIDYISPGELLGEQGVKGEPYFTTAKITKPSTIFFYSKEDLQTICKKHSAASDIILNSLVKKVRLLAETVSIQDSSMEHQLAYIIYKLYRKTQNPCISIDQTSLSNYIGTSRVTIYKILQQWKENEIVNITDRKIRIINVNKFQNLLY is encoded by the coding sequence ATGCAGATTACATATTCTTGGGAGCCTTTTATTTCATATGGACAAAAAAAAGAGATTAAGAAAAATACAATCCTATATAGCCAAGGAGAAATAGGAAATGGCTTTTATTATTTGCATGAAGGAGAAATTCAAATTAAAATGCTTTCGGACAAAGGGGATGAAAGAATAATAGACTATATTTCACCAGGAGAACTACTAGGTGAACAAGGAGTTAAGGGAGAACCATACTTTACAACTGCAAAAATCACAAAACCTTCTACCATATTCTTTTATTCTAAAGAAGATCTGCAAACGATATGCAAGAAACACTCCGCCGCATCAGATATCATTTTGAATTCATTAGTAAAAAAAGTACGTTTATTAGCTGAAACAGTTTCTATACAAGATAGCTCAATGGAGCATCAGTTGGCTTACATCATTTATAAACTCTACAGAAAAACCCAAAATCCCTGCATAAGCATCGACCAAACCTCTCTTTCAAACTATATAGGTACATCAAGAGTTACAATATATAAAATTCTACAACAGTGGAAAGAAAATGAAATCGTAAATATTACTGATCGGAAAATCAGGATTATTAACGTAAACAAATTCCAAAACCTTCTTTATTGA
- a CDS encoding 2-oxoacid:acceptor oxidoreductase family protein yields the protein MKEIRFHGRGGQGAVMASELLVHALVREGNYGQSIPAYGFERRGAPLQAFVKLDQKPIRERVQVYEPDGIIVLDESLISQLPVFEGMKQGGFAILNSRKTLALSDFPEVLETLATVDANRIALDVFKAPITNTILLGAFASATGLVKLDSLQNAISGFFPHKVIEKNLLAVERGYNEVEVKERTEILKKAK from the coding sequence ATGAAAGAGATTAGGTTTCATGGTCGAGGGGGACAGGGTGCGGTAATGGCTTCAGAATTACTGGTCCATGCTTTGGTTAGAGAAGGAAACTATGGACAATCGATACCAGCTTATGGTTTCGAGAGACGCGGAGCACCACTCCAGGCATTTGTTAAGTTGGACCAAAAACCGATTAGGGAAAGAGTGCAAGTTTATGAACCGGATGGAATTATTGTTTTGGATGAATCTTTAATCAGCCAATTACCAGTTTTTGAAGGGATGAAACAGGGTGGTTTCGCGATCTTGAATTCACGAAAAACGTTAGCGCTTAGCGATTTTCCTGAGGTTTTGGAAACTCTTGCAACTGTTGATGCCAATCGAATTGCTCTGGATGTTTTCAAAGCTCCAATAACTAACACGATATTACTTGGTGCGTTTGCTTCGGCAACTGGATTAGTAAAATTAGATTCACTTCAAAACGCCATCAGTGGATTCTTTCCGCATAAGGTGATTGAAAAGAATTTACTTGCAGTAGAAAGAGGTTATAACGAAGTGGAGGTAAAGGAAAGAACCGAGATATTAAAGAAAGCGAAGTGA
- a CDS encoding 4Fe-4S binding protein yields the protein MNQTLVLKKEYKETGENVASVGQGLYVVNTGLWRYQRPVTDPDLCKRCSECYIYCPVGCKIEVSTHYDTDLDWCKGCGICAEVCPANAITMFEERGTE from the coding sequence ATGAATCAAACGTTAGTATTGAAAAAGGAATATAAAGAAACAGGAGAAAATGTAGCATCAGTAGGACAGGGTCTATATGTAGTGAATACAGGGCTCTGGAGGTATCAGCGGCCAGTAACCGATCCTGATTTATGCAAGCGATGTTCGGAGTGCTATATCTATTGCCCTGTTGGCTGCAAAATTGAAGTAAGTACTCATTATGATACCGATTTAGACTGGTGCAAGGGATGTGGAATTTGCGCTGAGGTATGTCCTGCCAATGCTATAACTATGTTTGAGGAAAGGGGGACTGAATAG
- a CDS encoding phenylglyoxylate dehydrogenase: protein MGRVDVLNGNKAAAWGAKLARADLMAAYPITPQTPLVEYLASFVADGVIDADLVEVESEHSALSVLQGGVLAGARTFTGTSSQGLALMYEPYIRTSTMRLPIVMALVTREVISPQTVWGGQQDAVTVRDAGWIQIWCESSQEILDSIVQAYKIAENKDVLLPVNVCYDGFSLSHMAERVEIPDQEQVDQFLPKPNISHVKLDPNNPIAVDPLTPGPMLTEFRHKQVTAMNVSKKIIEEVRQEWLEMFGRDYGGLIDQYRMEDAEIALVCLGSPAGTARVAIDEMRNHGIKVGMIRIRVLRPFPDEEILKALVNIKAIGVIDRNVSFAKGMGISFLELKTVFGGLKMPPMIDFIGGLGGSDVTMEQIKQAIVITQHVSEGGEFQEVTWFGLDQIDVETLFTMDKDISLKLKGVSG from the coding sequence GTGGGTAGAGTAGATGTTTTGAATGGAAATAAAGCAGCTGCTTGGGGTGCCAAACTGGCTAGAGCAGACCTTATGGCAGCTTACCCAATAACACCACAAACCCCTCTCGTTGAATATTTGGCATCTTTCGTAGCAGATGGAGTGATTGATGCAGATCTTGTAGAGGTGGAAAGCGAACATTCAGCTTTAAGTGTATTACAAGGTGGGGTATTAGCTGGTGCTAGAACTTTTACAGGAACGAGCTCACAGGGACTCGCGCTCATGTATGAACCCTATATTCGAACGAGTACGATGCGTTTACCTATTGTGATGGCGCTTGTGACCAGGGAAGTCATATCGCCCCAAACGGTTTGGGGTGGACAGCAGGATGCCGTAACAGTAAGAGATGCAGGCTGGATACAGATTTGGTGTGAAAGCAGTCAAGAAATACTGGACTCCATAGTCCAAGCATATAAAATAGCTGAGAATAAAGATGTTTTACTTCCGGTAAATGTTTGCTATGACGGATTCTCACTTTCCCATATGGCAGAGAGGGTTGAGATCCCAGATCAAGAACAAGTAGATCAGTTTTTGCCGAAACCGAACATTTCACATGTGAAACTGGACCCAAATAATCCAATAGCCGTAGACCCATTAACACCAGGGCCAATGCTTACCGAATTTCGCCATAAGCAAGTGACAGCTATGAATGTGTCAAAAAAAATTATTGAGGAAGTTCGACAAGAATGGTTAGAAATGTTCGGCCGCGATTATGGAGGATTAATTGATCAATATAGAATGGAAGATGCTGAAATAGCTTTGGTTTGCTTGGGGAGTCCGGCAGGTACAGCAAGAGTAGCGATTGATGAAATGCGTAATCATGGCATCAAAGTGGGCATGATACGTATTCGAGTTCTTCGTCCTTTTCCAGATGAAGAAATACTCAAGGCGTTAGTTAATATTAAAGCCATTGGAGTAATTGATCGAAATGTCTCATTTGCTAAAGGAATGGGTATCAGCTTTCTTGAGTTAAAGACAGTGTTTGGAGGCTTAAAGATGCCACCTATGATAGATTTTATAGGCGGTCTTGGAGGTTCGGATGTAACAATGGAACAAATTAAACAAGCGATTGTGATTACTCAACATGTGTCAGAAGGTGGGGAATTTCAAGAAGTTACCTGGTTCGGCTTAGATCAAATTGATGTTGAGACATTATTTACTATGGATAAGGATATAAGTTTAAAGTTGAAAGGAGTGAGTGGCTAA